GGAAGGCATAGAGGAAGGTTTTATAAACATTAGTCTTTTTGAGCATATTTATAAAGTTGCTAAATAGAAGTTGTTAGCCATTTTTCGTTTTCTAGGAGGAAACACATTATGAAAGTTGGTATAGGGTATTATAGTTTGCAATCTCCGCCTCATAACCCAATCCCTCATCAAAAACTCTACGCAGAGATGCTCGAAGAGATAAGTTTTCCGAAAGTTTAGGATTCGAGTCTGCATGGATGTTGAAGCTAAGGAAACCTCCACCGGTATAATTGCTAATATTCGGGTTAAAGAAGAAAAAAAATAGAAAACCCGGTGTTTTTTGTATCGGAATACTGCGCAAAGAAGGAGTACAGAAAATAAATATAAATGTGAAGCTCGAGAAAAAGGCTTCCGTTCAATCCTTTGCACACTGTTTATTTCCTAGAGCAGAAAGGGTAACTCATATAATGTATGCAACAGTCGAAGTTGGAGAAAAAGCTCAGATGAAATATTCAGAGAATCATTATCAGGGGAATCAGGGAGGGATAGAGGTTATACCTAAAGCATCGGTAAAGGTTGGCAAGGGCGGAAGATATTTCACTGATTTTAACCTGACTAACGGAAGAGTCGGCAAGTTAAATATAGATTACTTAATCGAATTAGATGAAGGAGCAGTGACAGAATTGATAACCAGGTTGTTTGGCCATGCTAACGATGAGATAAAGATAAAGGAGAGGATTGTGCTCGCTCGCACAAACTCAAGAGGACTCATAAAGACAAGGGTCGCTCTTGAAGATGAATCATCATCAGAGGTAGTAAACATTGCAGAGGGCAAAGCCGAGGGTGCAAGA
Above is a genomic segment from Thermodesulfobacteriota bacterium containing:
- a CDS encoding SufD family Fe-S cluster assembly protein encodes the protein MLIFGLKKKKNRKPGVFCIGILRKEGVQKININVKLEKKASVQSFAHCLFPRAERVTHIMYATVEVGEKAQMKYSENHYQGNQGGIEVIPKASVKVGKGGRYFTDFNLTNGRVGKLNIDYLIELDEGAVTELITRLFGHANDEIKIKERIVLARTNSRGLIKTRVALEDESSSEVVNIAEGKAEGARGHMDCMEIVKDKATAKAIPIVDVSHPLAKITHEAVIGSIDKKQLETLMAHGLGPEQAVDLIVKGILR